A window of Streptomyces caniferus contains these coding sequences:
- a CDS encoding PadR family transcriptional regulator, translated as MSIGHTLLGLLESGPRHGYDLKRAFDEHFGQDRPLHYGQVYSTMSRLLKNGLVEVDGVEAGAGPERKRYAITDAGITDVAQWLARPEKPEPYLHSTLYTKVVLALMTDRDAAELLDTQRAEHLRLMRGLTERKRSGDLADQLICDHALFHLEADLRWLELTAARLDKLAEAVRA; from the coding sequence ATGTCAATCGGTCATACGCTGCTGGGCCTCCTGGAGTCCGGACCCCGCCATGGCTACGACCTCAAGCGGGCCTTCGACGAGCACTTCGGCCAGGACCGGCCGCTGCACTACGGGCAGGTCTACTCCACGATGTCCCGGCTGCTGAAGAACGGCCTGGTCGAGGTGGACGGGGTGGAGGCCGGTGCCGGCCCGGAGCGCAAGCGGTATGCGATCACGGACGCCGGGATCACCGATGTCGCCCAGTGGCTGGCCCGCCCGGAGAAGCCCGAGCCGTACCTCCACTCGACGCTCTACACCAAGGTCGTCCTGGCCCTGATGACCGACCGCGACGCCGCCGAGCTGCTGGACACCCAGCGCGCCGAGCATCTGCGGCTGATGCGCGGGCTGACCGAGCGCAAGCGCTCCGGCGACCTCGCCGACCAACTGATCTGCGACCACGCGCTCTTCCACCTCGAAGCCGATCTGCGCTGGCTGGAGCTGACCGCCGCCCGGCTCGACAAACTGGCGGAAGCGGTCCGCGCATGA
- a CDS encoding ABC transporter ATP-binding protein yields the protein MTPEGSLLAAEGLCKTYGETPALDGVEFSIHPGEVVAVMGPSGSGKSTLLHCLAGIIAPDAGTVHYGPHSLTALSDAQRSALRRTDFGFVFQFGQLVPELTALENVALPLRLNGTKRKEAERQAREWLERLEVEKVQDRRPGEISGGQGQRIAVARALATRPRVVFADEPTGALDSLNGERVLTLLTDAARDTNAAVVLVTHEARVAAYSDREIVVRDGKVKDMPAGLL from the coding sequence ATGACGCCGGAGGGATCCCTGCTCGCGGCGGAAGGGCTGTGCAAGACCTACGGGGAGACACCGGCGCTGGACGGCGTGGAGTTCTCCATCCACCCGGGCGAGGTCGTCGCCGTCATGGGGCCCTCCGGCTCCGGTAAATCGACCCTGCTGCACTGCCTCGCCGGGATCATCGCCCCGGACGCCGGCACCGTCCACTACGGCCCGCACTCCCTGACCGCGCTGAGCGACGCCCAGCGCAGCGCCCTGCGCCGTACCGACTTCGGTTTCGTCTTCCAATTCGGCCAGCTGGTGCCGGAGTTGACCGCGCTGGAGAATGTCGCGCTGCCGCTGCGGCTGAACGGCACCAAGCGCAAGGAGGCCGAACGCCAGGCGCGCGAGTGGCTGGAGCGGCTGGAGGTCGAGAAGGTGCAGGACCGGCGGCCCGGGGAGATATCCGGCGGCCAGGGCCAGCGGATCGCGGTGGCCCGCGCCCTCGCCACCCGGCCGCGGGTCGTCTTCGCTGACGAGCCCACCGGCGCCCTCGACTCGCTCAACGGCGAACGCGTACTGACCCTGCTGACCGACGCCGCCCGGGACACCAACGCCGCGGTCGTCCTGGTCACCCACGAGGCCCGGGTCGCCGCCTACTCCGACCGGGAGATCGTGGTCCGCGACGGCAAAGTGAAGGACATGCCGGCGGGCTTGCTATGA